One segment of Toxotes jaculatrix isolate fToxJac2 chromosome 8, fToxJac2.pri, whole genome shotgun sequence DNA contains the following:
- the LOC121185796 gene encoding uncharacterized protein LOC121185796, with product MLCPAAVSAAAAAVWLLAVLGPGLSLPAEDNSEPGFTHCSHCFYRQTPPQGDSAGSLLRPLCHRLPRGREFATLSKPTCDTAVYSAFHLSHGWTEEEEGEELVTEVEDNIKVAVPSLLGGGRNPSHPVSPTDSPLQDWDSTVTTLVQSSISPHCSTLGGDLYILTGAGGLRAAEDGDEECQMKPLWSAVCCAVPGGKGGFSVGLIRETGEGERQVSMRELEEMLGVAEMFSEGCGGADSETVGVVVGLHSEGHPGNIEKRDAHTDTEDTEGETTLDAQAEKTDEARKQETSADAGKSGSSSEKRGDVRRSGAVTSESSESSADYETVDEQETDTNSSSILVYILSTTMSILKAPLHPVVSRVIQLPGQVTYVLQEDIGVLSALPGDTFSLFHLLTSDLLSWMGLAAEMLLGVGETCFFSVYYCTSAILGALMNSCHTGVTGMGTLAGDTVGVFGDALDNAWWVTTFFGGRLWEQSEGYVETMVSEMGGQAKAVGGGVGKLVCRSGNGVGNVFRLGGGLIMGMVDLLTGTVREAFGQESE from the exons AtgctgtgtcctgctgctgtcagtgcagctgCTGCGGCTGTCTGGCTGCTGGCAGTGCTGGGCCCAGGCCTGTCTCTTCCAGCTGAGGACAACTCAGAGCCAGGCTTCACCCACTGCAGTCACTGCTTCTACAGACAGACGCCTCCTCAGGGAGACTCTGCAGGGTCGCTGCTGCGCCCACTCTGCCACAGACTGCCCAGGGGACGGGAGTTTGCCACTCTGTCCAAACCAACCTGTGACACAGCTGTCTACTCTGCCTTCCATCTCAGCCACggatggacagaggaagaggagggggaagagctTGTG aCAGAGGTGGAAGATAACATTAAAGTAGCAGTACCATCTCTCCTCGGAGGAGGCaggaatccatctcatcctgtcTCGCCCACAGACTCCCCTCTTCAAGACTGGGATTCAACAGTCACAACACTAGTTCAGTCAAGCATCAGTCCCCACTGCAGCACTTTAGGGGGTGATCTGTACATCCTGACTGGGGCGGGAGGTCTCAGGGCTGCTGAAGATGGAGACGAGGAATGTCAGATGAAGCCGCTGTGGTCCGCAGTGTGCTGCGCTGTCCCAGGGGGGAAGGGTGGCTTCAGCGTGGGGCTaatcagagagacaggagaaggGGAGAGACAAGTGAGCatgagggagctggaggagatgcTGGGAGTGGCAGAAATGTTCTCTGAAGGCTGTGGAGGGGCAGATTCAGAGACCGTTGGGGTGGTGGTAGGTCTTCACAGTGAAGGGCACCCTGGAAATATAGAAAAGAGGgatgcacatacagacactgaAGACACCGAAGGCGAGACAACCCTTGATGCTCAGGCTGAGAAAACGGATGAAgccaggaaacaggaaacttCAGCAGATGCAGGGAAATcaggaagcagcagtgaaaagcGGGGTGATGTGAGGCGTTCAGGAGCTGTCACATCAGAGTCCTCTGAGTCCTCAGCTGACTATGAGACTGTGGATGaacaagagacagacacaaattcCAGCAGCATTCTGGTCTACATCCTTTCCACTACCATGTCCATTCTTAAAGCTCCACTGCACCCTGTGGTCTCCAGAGTCATACAGTTACCTGGACAG GTGACGTATGTTCTTCAGGAAGACATTGGAGTCCTCTCTGCCCTGCCTGGAGATACCTTCTCCCTGTTCCACctcttgacctctgacctcttgtCTTGGATGGGCTTAGCTGCAGAAATGCTGCTTGGTGTCGGGGAAACCTGTTTCTTCAGCGTCTACTACTGCACCTCGGCCATTCTGGGAGCCCTGATGAACAGCTGTCACACTGGGGTTACTGGCATGGGGACCCTGGCCGGTGACACAGTGGGGGTATTTGGTGATGCGTTGGATAATGCTTGGTGGGTGACCACGTTCTTTGGAGGGCGGCTGTGGGAGCAAAGTGAGGGTTATGTAGAAACAATGGTGTCCGAGATGGGGGGTCAGGCCAAAGCTGtaggtggaggggtggggaaACTGGTGTGCAGAAGTGGAAATGGAGTAGGTAATGTGTTCAGGCTGGGAGGGGGTTTAATAATGGGGATGGTGGATTTGCTCACTGGTACGGTGAGAGAGGCATTTGGGCAGGAATCAGAATGA